TAGAAAAATATAAGAATATAAATTCTAATTGTAATCCAATTAGATACCTACGTGAGCGCCATCATCACGCTGAGCGCTCGCCCGTGCAAGGGGCCGCCCGCCGCCGAGCATGCTGAGGTCGCCTGGCCACTCGCGCCCGCCCACGGCACACGCCACCGCATGGAGTTCTGGATCAGGTGTGTGGAAGTCAGAAAACTGAATGGGTGAGGAGCGTAGCGTTCAGGGAGAAACCGAGAAAAGAGATAAGGTTGGAGTATTTTAGTCCTTTCCTACGGGTATTTTctctttttaatttttttggCCATTTTTTTATCTATGGACAATTAACACGGGCACAAAACAGGATGAAAGGAGACTTCAATTTGAAGTCGCGAGCACAAAATTAGGAAGTTAAAAAAAGAAGTgaaggtaaaatcacaattacaaTTTTATCGTTAGTTGTGTTGATTTTTCTACTCATGGTCCACCTGTTGCTTTTTGTGCCTGGGATTTTGGTTTAACTATAATGAAACTCGATAGTCTGCTTTGTGCCTAGGATTTGGGTTTAACCATAACAGAACTCTATAGTCTACATCAGATGATTAATTTTTTTGCGAGGTAGAAGATCAGATGATTAGTCTCCAATCACCTGTCCAGTTCAACGCCTTCTTTTTTGTTAAATATACCATGTCAGATAGTCAGTGGCCATGGGAGAATGGGTCTCTTCACAGCAGGTTTTTTTCCAAACATGATTTGTCTAAAAATGGCTTATGAATTTTTTTCCAGTTATGGACATATTTCCTAGTAAATATTTAATCCACACATCTTCAACTAACCATGCAATAATGTGTCTGTTCCGTTCACGAAACAAATTCGATTTCAATGTATAGTGGAACGTGACGTACTATTACATAAATCTTTAATCCACACGTCTGCAGCTGACCATGCAATATTGTGTCTGTTCCGTTGATGCTCGAGCACATTTGCTAGCCTAGTACTCactccatcctaaattataagtcgttctaaAAATTTTAGAGAGTTAAAATATCACAAGTTTAAtcaaatttatatgataagataataatatttgTGATAgcaactaagtatcattagattctttattaattatattttttatagGAAACCTATTTGATGCCATAAATCTTTCCATTTTTCTcaataattttagtcaaacttgagatgctttgactctccaagatttttGGAATAACTTATaaattggaatggagggagtacctaGTATTAGAGTGAAATTTACCATAGGATCTAAAGTTATTTGTAGGTCTCATATAGGTCCCAAAGTCTCAGAATGCATATTTAGGTCCTCTGTAGTTAGCTCGGGTCTCATCCAGATCCAAACGGGTGTTTAGCGGACCCGATAGCTGATGTTATATGCTGACTCGGTGCTTCCATGAATGTTAGCGGCAAGGCTcgatcttagaaaaatcattatATTTTTTCATATGACCTCGAATGAAAATGATTCTTATATAAAAATTGTTGCCCTTGATGAGACctataactttatagttttaagttTTGTCATTTGAGGTTGTTAAAATGAGCaagaaataatataaaatttctatTTGTTAGGATGAGATCTACAAGTTTGGTACGCGAGTAACATGTTGTTTAAACTTTATAATATGTTATTTTTTGAGATCTTaacgatttcaaataaaaaaaaaacttaaaactagaaaATTGTAGATTTTATTAAACGCCGTAATTTTCATATACAGAGTGAAAGcgtctaggcccctagttggatttcggtgattaatgataatacatgattattgtgactaacgtgtgttttacagaggcaattaagttaggtcacggtaatggaaattgattgggcaatcatggttatcatgcccctacaatggaaattgtttcggttttcaaaggatggacgacaaggttaaggatagactagttctaagtgtcgtttggtgtcagacacttagagtagtttaggactttgtttttcctttgaccgtactattaagggggtatggatggatagcttgacctaggtgagtctagtgggttaggtgtggtgcacatttattaaaactagcactatgtagctccaaaatagcccttagatcatttggagcaaacttcattcacatatgattacgagttgaaagtgaatggagggtcaaatactaaccggacgctggttacgatgtgaccggacgctggcgcagagtccggtcaattcatttgatcaaggtgaagtcatcttgtatgaccggacgctgagagatgagtgaccgaacgccgggtgccagcgtccggtcgactctagtaaggttccagagaggaaaaatcGTGATCGAAcgctgcccagcgtccggtcacaacttaaacactgggtttTGGGGTaaattgaccggagcgtccggtcaacttgaccggagcgtccggtcaccccacagacgCACATAacgattcattttgaatgagagGTTATAAATACTTATTCTATTCActtaagggatcacttttgctcgttccaacagctgagaaacacccttgagagtgctaagaagagcaaggtcctagtgaggtgattgagatttgagaatccaaaagagagccctcattagtgaaagcaagagtagcaaagtgtatgtattcacccttctcattaggcttatcgtggaCAAGTAAGAGTTCGCGCTCgttacttttggtgatcgccatcacctagacgacttggtggtgattgagagcttggtgatcatccggcggagcttgtggatgacccaactcaagttgtgagcggttgtgcgTGATTCACCgagacggagtgtcaaagaatcatcctgtagagagcacttgatccttgcgcggatcaagggggagctacaccattgcgcgggtgctccaacgagaactagtgggggagtgacgactctccgatacatcGGTAAAACATCgtcacgttcctccttctctctttactttgagcatttactttgagcaattcaatttttgtctttacattcatagaattgccatgctagagtaggtttGAAACTTAGGTtacaagactttttgtgcggtagaacattagaaacacttactaggcacaaggggtgaagtgggctaaccgtagggtttaattattgtaaagaaatttataattagcccaattcacctctcttttgggcatcttgatcctttcacagagTATCTTCTTCCAACATTATATAAaaagatactccctccattccttaatataagccatatagatttttaAAGAAAATTCTAAAATGTAGATACGTATCAGCTCCTGCGCCGATTAGTTTAAAAACCTTCCCACcatacatagcacatgccccaaccaatcctttagatttaggaagcaatctgattatgagagagaagatggcttgattttttttcctcggtctcacattcTTTTCCAAGctgtgcgttaatattggtgctaaaaattatatggcttatattaaggaacggagggagtataatttTTCTAAGGCGACAAGCTTGATACTTGATTAATATGCTgctaaaactttatattattttttatgatCTTAACTGCCTTAAATaataaaactcaaaactagaaagttatagatttcatcgagggctacaagTTTCATGTAAGAATCATCTTCATCTGAGGAGGTCGTATGAAAAAAAATACTTTTTTAAGATAGTGCCttgctactgacatgtgggttcCATTTGCCAGTTTATGTAGGCATTGAATCATCATGCCACGTTACCTATCGGGTTAGATAAACACCTGTTTGAATTTGGATGAGACCTGAAGTCCTGAACTAACGTTTTAGGGATTCAAATATCTATTTTGAAACTTTGGGCCGGCACGCACCATTTCTATTACTAGTACAGAAGGACATACAGAGATAATTGGTTCCTGGCAACATCGCATTCGCatccagtggcggatccaggatgagcacctcaggggggctaatcaatagagatttagaacaaatatCGAAGATTAATGATGAAATCACGTTTTTTCTACAGTAATTCTACAGTAATATCAATGCAAAATCACTCTCccgggggggctgcagccccccccccagccccccccccTGGATCCGCCGATGTTCGCATCTCAGTTCGGCAGGCCTTCCACTGACCGCTCACTGCGCTCTAAACAACCCCACGCCGTGGAAGGTACTCGTATGCGGTATGCCACAGCGTCTCCTCGAACAACGCGAATTCGCGACGAAGACGTCAAATCAACTCGATCTCTGTTCCGACAAGGACAAATGGAGCCTGAACGCGAATTGTTTAGGCCAGCTCCGCCGTGTAAGTTAGGGCTTATATAGTTCTGGGCGTATAAAGTTTCGGAGTGTTATATCGGGTGTTACATGAGGTGTttgaatattaataaaaaaataaattacagaattcatCGGTAAATCTCAAGACGAATTTatcaaacctaattaatccatcactagcgtatgtgttactgtagcactctattgtcaaatcatggactgcttaggtttaaaagattcgtctcgcaaattagtcataatTTATACAATttattattttttaatatatatttaatactctatgtgtcAATCATTCGATGTGACGTGATGTAAAAACTTAGGGtgaaaactaaacaagggcttaaacGGCGAACGTATGCTCCAAGGCCAGATTTGAGATACGATACGCAACCGGAGACGAAGAGGTTGTGGACACAAGCGGCACAAGAAGCAGACGAACGCTAGTGCCAGCTGCCAAGAACACTTTTTTTTAACGCAAAGTGCCAAGAACACTGGTTTGAGCCACTTGGAGGCAGTAGCGAAAACTATGCTGGTTGTGCAATTATCGCTTTAGATAATACCAcagttatacatatatatagcgaAGAGCCTTGACGTCGAGGACCGCACCAATCAAGAGCTGCAGCGCGGAGCAGCTCAATCCAGAGCTCTAATGGCGACGCTCCTCCTTCGGCTGCTGTTCTTGCTCGGCTCGCCGGCGACGCTCCTTACGTGCGCGGCCGCGGGCGCGTCGTTCCCCGTCAATGTCTGGCCCAAGCCGACGTCCATGTCGTGGGCGGAGCCGCACGCGGCCGTTCCGGTGTCGCCGTCGTTCCACATCGTCGCGTCGTCGGGTAATCCGTACCTCGTGTCGGCCGCGGAGCGCTACGCCAAGCTGTTGTTCAAGGAGATGTACCGGCCCATCGTTCGGCCGGCGATCAACGTCACCGCGGGGAACGCGCTGGAGACGCTGACCCTGGCCGTGTCCGACGTCGCCGCCCCGCTGCAGCACGGCGTGGACGAGTCCTACACGCTGGAGATCCTCCCCACGGGCGCGGCCACGGTCACCGCGGTCACCGCGTGGGGCGCCATGCGCGGGCTGGAAACGTTCTCGCAGCTGTCGTGGCGGGCCGgtggccggggccggggccgggaCCTCCTGCTGGTGGCCGCCGGTGTGCGCGTCGAGGACCGGCCCCTGTACCCGCACCGTGGGCTGATGCTCGACACCGGGAGGACCTACTTCCCCGTGTCCGACATCCTGCGGACCATCGACGCCATGGCGGCCAACAAGATGAACGTGTTCCACTGGCACATCACGGACTCGCAGTCGTTCCCCATCGTGCTGCCCTCCGAGCCGTCTCTCGCCGAAAAGGGCGCCTACGGAGAGGACATGAAGTACACCGTCGAGGACGTCAAGCGCATCGTCGAGTTCGCCATGAGCCGCGGCGTCCGCGTCGTGCCTGAGATAGACTCGCCGGGTAAGCCGTCGGTGCGGGCCTACTCTCCACTCTGTTTTCCAGCTtccttcctctgcttcgtcggCTTTGCTTTCGACGGGCCAGCTTCTCGTGTTCTAGTGCATTAGATTTTGGTTTTAACGGCCCAATTACTTTTAGGCCACACGGCTTCGTGGGCCGGCGCGTACCCGGAGGCCGTGACCTGCGCGGGCAAGTTCTGGCTGCCCGACGGCGACTGGAACCGCCGTCTCGCCGCCGAGCCGGGCGCCGGCCAGCTGAACCCGCTGGCGCCCAAGACGTACGAGGTGATCACCAACGTGGTGAACGACCTGACCTCTCTTTTCCCGGACGGCTTCTACCACGCCGGCGCCGACGAGGTCACCCCGGGTTGCTGGCAGGCGGACCCCACGATCCAGGCGGACCTGGAGCGCGGCGGCACGCTGAGCCAGCTCCTGGAGCGGTACGTGAGCGCGGTGCACCCGCTGGTGGTGTCCAGGAACCGCACGGCCGTGTTCTGGGAGGACGTGCTGCTGGACGCGGCCGTGAACGTGAGCACGTCGCTGAtcccgccggccaccaccatcCTGCAGTCGTGGAACAACGGCGCCAACAACACCAAGCTCATCGTGCAGGCCGGGTACCGCGCCATCGTCTCCTCCGCCTCCTTCTACTACCTCGACTGCGGGCACGGCGACTTCGTCGGCAACAACAGCATCTACGACGATCCCAACAGCGACTACAAAGCCGACGGTGGGTCCTGGTGCGGGCCCTACAAGACGTGGCAGCGGGTGTACGACTACGACATCGCGTACGGGCTCACACCCGAGGAGGCCCAACTGGTCATCGGCGGCGAGGTGGCGATGTGGACGGAGCAGGTCGATACGGCCGTCCTGGACGGCCGGGTCTGGCCCagagcgtcggccatggcggaggcGCTCTGGTCTGGCAACCGCGACGCGTCGGGGAGGAAGCGGTACGCCGAGGCCACCGACCGGCTCATCGACTGGCGGCAGCGCATGGTGGGGAGGGGGGTCCGGGCCGAGCCCATCCAGCCGCTTTGGTGCCGGACACGCCCCGGAATGTGCAACGCGGTCCAGTAACGGCCCGGCAAGAATCTTTGACGACTGCTGCCAACTACTTGTCATATGGAATATCCGACGTGTCGAAGTAAATTAAAAAACTAAGGTGTGAGTGCTgctatacaattagtttcgttCTCGTGTCAGTGTTGGAGAGAAAACACCATTTGTTTGTTCTTttgttttatatatatttaaAGTGATATGAAGTGGACggcatgttatcttgttaagtggAGTTTGTGTACCTTAAAAGCCGGGTTTATGTGTGTGTGGGCCCATCCGGCTATCAGCGGCTCCATTGCTTGTAGCTCGATGTGATTAAAGAACTCGGGTGCTGATGAAACCTTTGAATTGTTTGTGCTTCAAGGACTGCTATGCTTGTTTGTTTGTGCGTTGTCAATTATTGCTCCTCGAGGAAAATGGTGCATTATCACTAGATTGGCCCATTGCTTAGcttgaaggatggaacttttcttGGTGTGAGTGTGACACGAGATGCTTTTCACATTTATTGGCAGGAGACACCAATACGTGGACAAGAGAGTCCAAGGGTTGGCAAATTGCCATGCTGGGGAACTAGCCAAAATTCGTTCGCTCGGTACACGAGGCTCACTGTCGTTGTTTTTATCAGGGGTGCCAAAAAAAAAGTGTGTACGTTGATAACTTCTGTATCCCAGCAAAATTATTGATGCTAGCTAGATGTGTTATGCTGTCAAATTGCGATCGGTACCCAGCTAGACGCCCATGCTATTTTGGCGATGTCACGACTTTGAACGAACGGAATATTGGCCATCAGaatcgtccaatttataagaaaaGTTGAATTAAGAAATATAGTAATCACACTACATGAGAACATATTTTCCTTCAACCAAAATGTATCATTGATCGTTTCTTCATAGCCCTACTAGATTGTCCTAAACTATGGAATGGAACTAGTAATTTCATTTGTTGCCTCATATTTTCGCAATAACTTGAATGGAAAaagttttttttacaacaaaatgGAAACAGTTATCCTAACATAACGATCAAACTAAGATTCATTTATTCCTTAAAAAACACTAAGATTCATTATTTCCACTTTCTATTACAGGAGGTATATCTCGGAGTTGGATTGCTAAATTATACTCACTTTCTATTACAAATGGACTATTGAAGTAGTTCTCTCAAAATTTTATCTTAAGTTATAAGGTAATTTAGGTGAATTAACTCCCTAAGACACCAATCACGTGTGCCCCTGCCATTGGCATGTATCTTTTGGTTTCCTCGCAAAAAAGATACCTTTACGTTTAAATATGGTAGAACTTGTCTCCTATACTATAGTTAATTGAGGATTACATACATCGCTCGTTTTACTCCATAATAATATGTCCTAAATTTATTATCTATTGACATGTGGTATTTTCCATAATGCTAGCTGTGCTAACCATTTTAAATGATAGGGACAACCAACATTTACCCAAGTTACATGTGACAAAAGCACATACGTCTGTCGTGATTGTGGCGGCTTGCATAAACGAAACGTAAAGATCGTATACATACGCATCACGTTTCAATCAGTTTAGGTTATAACGGTGAGAATAGAATGTACACACGAGAACTCAACACGTCACCGCATATTTTTGCTAGATAACTTGTAGTATTGTGACATGATGTCATCTATGCAAATTAATGCATTAAAGTTACATGTGACAAAGCACATACTGAGTATACGACGCTCGCGGTTGTGgccagcggcggatccacaggggggctgggggggctccagcccccctaatttcttgatttcaaacCTAATCACTGtggcaaaagcttgatttcaccattaaattttcatgcaaatcaacatctctattgttttagccccccttatcccgcatcgtgcatccgccactggttgTGGCGGCTTGTATATAAACGAAACGTAAAGATTGTATACACACGCATGGCGTTTCATTCAGGTAAAGTTATAACGGTGATAACGGAATGTACACGTGAGGACTCAATACGTCACTTTATATTTTGCTAGATAACTTGTAGCACGGTGACATGATGTCATATATGCAAATTAATGCATTGTATGTACAGACATGAACATCCTCGCGAAAAAAACATGTACAGGCATGAACACCAAGTGAGCCTAGTTAAATTGGTTATACGGTGGGTATAGTCATGCACCAAACAATATAGGCTATAGTTCTTTTTTCAACTTGAATTTTGCTGCAAATTTTCTTATGTAATAGAAAAAACCAACTAGTCTCTCTTAGGTTGGTCTCAGCTTATACACGCACACGCACATACACCGTTAGCAGCAGATCAAAATACTTTCTCGTGCCGGATTTCCAGCACATACACCGTTAGCTTATACACGCACATACACGTGATATCCAGCACCCATGCGAGCCCTGCTGTGGCGTTACTGTTGGCTTAATAACCGTGCATCAATGATGATGACGCGGGGGAAGATGGCACCCGGCAGCTTGCCTGTACCCATCAATGCCCAATCATAGCCCTCCATGGCCGTCACCACCTTCTCCTGTTCCTGTCCATCGATTCCATCCACGCGCCCAGCTCAGACCACCAGCTGTAAAACCCAGAACCCCCCGTGCTCGCCGAAAAGACGCGGCGCGGCAAGGAGAAAGGAAGCATCGGCGAAACGGATCCCAGGCCCATATTCCCCTTGGCCATGGGGgcacgagccgagccgagcggtGCAAAAAATCAGCGAATCGCTGCGAAAATCCACGGGAACAATGGAAAGGTGACGGGGACAACTGGACAAGGGAATCCCGCGAAACCGGCCCCGTGCCCGAACCCAACGTCCCGAAAACCCCCAACCCCGCCCGGTGCCCGCAACGAAATCGAACCAAACCCACACAGGCAAGGCGAGCGGGCAGCCGCTCTCGTTCTCACGGCGGCGTTGCCCCAGCCCCACCCCGGCCACCCCACGTCCGCGCCCCACCGCGCAAGGTCGCATCCCCCGGCCTGCGAGCGCTCGAGCCGCATCTCCCAAAACCTACTCATATACACCCGATTCGGTCGATCCTCGTCCTTATCAGTCAGTTTGTGATATaagcctgttcgtttgctcgtaaacgatcgtaaattttcagctgggAATAGCGTTTTTCTCTTCCACTAAATCGACCaccagtaaataatccacgatacgatacgaccTCACGAATATGCTGAtagtttttttctctcacactgaGAGAGCGTCAGCCGATTTATAGGTCTGATGAAGCGAACGGGGTGATAATATTAAACCCAACCCCCGAGTCTCTCTCAATTTCTCTCTCCACCACCCTCACGTACCCTCCccttcccgccgccgccaccaccggttCAACCCTCAAACCCTAACCGCCGCCGTCCGCCCGCCCGCTCGCCCCGGATTCGATTCCGATCCGATGGTGTCCGCCGAGGACcaggccgcggccgccgcgctgCTGGGGGGCGACCCGGCGGCGTTCGACGCGCTGCTCTCGACGCTCATGTCGTCGTCCAACGCCGACCGCTCCGCCGCCGAGGCCGCTTTCCACCGCCTCCGGGCCTCGCACCCGGAGCCCCTCGCGCTGCGGCTTGCCACCTCGCTCGGGGCGCCCGCCACCCCCGCCGACCTGCGCGCCATGGCGGGGGTCCTCCTCCGCAAGGTCCTCTCCCCGACCCCGTCCTCCGACGCatcctccaacaacgcagccacgCCCCCGGCACCGCTCTGGCCGCAGCTCTCCCCCGCGGGCCAGACCGCGCTCAAGTCGCACCTCCTCTCCGCGCTCCAGTCCGATCCTCCCAAGCCCATCGCCAAGAAGGTCTGCGACGCCGTCTCTGAGCTCGCCGCCTCGCTGCTGCCCGAGAACGCCTGGCCCGAGCTGCTGCCGTTCCTCTTCCGCGCTGCGTCGGGGCCCGAGGCGCCCAACCTCCAGGAGTCAGCACTGCTCATCTTCGCGAGGCTGGCGGATTACATCGCGGAATCGCTCCTCGACCATCTGATGACTATCCACAACCTCCTCGCCTCCTCCCTGGCGCATCCCACGTCCCCTGATGTTCGGATTGCGGCCCTGGGTGCCGCAGTCAACCTCGTCCAGTGCCTGCCAACCAACTCCGACCGGGATAAGATGCAGGATTTGCTCCCAGCAATGATGAGGGCGCTCACTGATTGCCTAAACTCTGGCCAGGAGGCTTCTGCGCAGGAGGCACTGGAGCTGCTCGTGGAGCTTGCTGGCGCTGAGCCAAGgttcctgaggaggcagattgcTGATGTGGTGGGGGCAATGTTGCAAGTTGCTGAGGCTGCACAGCTGGAAGATGGGACCAGGCACTTGGCGGTGGAGTTTGTGATTACCCTTGCAGAGGCCAGGGAGCGTGCACCAGGAATGATGCGGCGACTCCCACAGTTTGTTGGTAGGCTGTTTGCAGTGCTGATGCAGATGCTGCTTGATGTCGAGGATGACCCTGCTTGGCACTCTGCTGAAACTGAAGATGAGGACGCAGGGGAAGGGAACAACTATGGAGTGGCACAGGAGTGCCTTGACCGCCTTGCCATTGCCATTGGTGGGAACGCAATTGTGCCTATTGCATCTGAGCTGCTACCACAGTACCTGTCTGCTCCTGAGTGGCAGAAGCACCATGCTGCGCTCATTACACTTGCACAGATTGCGGAAGGATGTGCAAAGGTTAGCCTGATTGACTTTATACATATATGTCAAATATTTAGCAATCAGTTGATCAACCCAAAGGATATTTGTTTTGCTTTTTTGGGTAGTTATAAAATTTACATTTTTAGCATGTTGCATCACAGCATCAGGAAATGGGATGTTATGAACAATATTTTTGTCCATGGATTCCTGTTGTAGAATGGGACGACAAATACTAAATTGCCAATTCTGCAAGAGCTGTTGGCTAGTATTAGACCACAGGATGCTATCTGATCTGTTGTGTCATGTGGATGAAAATTTCCGAAATAGGCCATCTTCTCATTGGTTGCTGT
Above is a genomic segment from Miscanthus floridulus cultivar M001 chromosome 3, ASM1932011v1, whole genome shotgun sequence containing:
- the LOC136547081 gene encoding beta-hexosaminidase 2-like, which translates into the protein MATLLLRLLFLLGSPATLLTCAAAGASFPVNVWPKPTSMSWAEPHAAVPVSPSFHIVASSGNPYLVSAAERYAKLLFKEMYRPIVRPAINVTAGNALETLTLAVSDVAAPLQHGVDESYTLEILPTGAATVTAVTAWGAMRGLETFSQLSWRAGGRGRGRDLLLVAAGVRVEDRPLYPHRGLMLDTGRTYFPVSDILRTIDAMAANKMNVFHWHITDSQSFPIVLPSEPSLAEKGAYGEDMKYTVEDVKRIVEFAMSRGVRVVPEIDSPGHTASWAGAYPEAVTCAGKFWLPDGDWNRRLAAEPGAGQLNPLAPKTYEVITNVVNDLTSLFPDGFYHAGADEVTPGCWQADPTIQADLERGGTLSQLLERYVSAVHPLVVSRNRTAVFWEDVLLDAAVNVSTSLIPPATTILQSWNNGANNTKLIVQAGYRAIVSSASFYYLDCGHGDFVGNNSIYDDPNSDYKADGGSWCGPYKTWQRVYDYDIAYGLTPEEAQLVIGGEVAMWTEQVDTAVLDGRVWPRASAMAEALWSGNRDASGRKRYAEATDRLIDWRQRMVGRGVRAEPIQPLWCRTRPGMCNAVQ